A window of Deinococcus sp. HSC-46F16 contains these coding sequences:
- the rpoD gene encoding RNA polymerase sigma factor RpoD: protein MTTSSPLTPTSPRARAAQRRRASVAEAEEQVDTALPIPTDTAEETGDLDFLMEPGELDPAEKDFDDETEEDAADTQARGDEDDFPLDEEAAAAAVQGDSLRQYLNEIGQVPLLSYAEELDLARRYEEGEEARRRLAAEDGGDLDDRQRRRLTRQAEDGAAAKQALTEANLRLVVSIAKKYTGRGVGLLDLIQEGNLGLVRAVEKFEYRRGFKFSTYATWWIRQAVTRALADQARTIRVPVHMVETINKLTWTSRRLEMELSREPLDEELAEAMGAGWSTQKVDEVQKLRRDPISLEAPVGEEGDSSVGDFIADDHFASPAENANQRLLSDALDQALGALDEREARVIRLRHGLADGRQHTLEEVGQVLHVTRERVRQIENKALRKLKYQEGRTRKLHGFLE from the coding sequence ATGACGACCTCATCCCCCTTGACCCCCACCTCACCCCGCGCCCGTGCCGCCCAGCGCCGCCGGGCTTCTGTCGCCGAAGCCGAGGAGCAGGTGGACACCGCTCTCCCAATCCCCACCGACACGGCCGAGGAAACCGGCGACCTTGACTTCTTGATGGAGCCCGGAGAGCTGGACCCCGCTGAGAAAGACTTTGACGACGAGACCGAGGAAGACGCGGCGGACACGCAGGCACGGGGAGACGAGGACGACTTTCCGCTGGACGAGGAAGCGGCCGCTGCGGCTGTCCAGGGGGACTCGTTGCGGCAGTACCTGAACGAGATCGGGCAGGTGCCGCTGCTGAGCTACGCCGAGGAACTCGACCTCGCCCGGCGGTACGAGGAGGGCGAGGAAGCCCGGCGGCGCCTGGCGGCCGAGGATGGCGGCGACCTCGACGACCGCCAGCGCCGCCGCCTCACGCGGCAGGCCGAGGACGGGGCGGCGGCCAAGCAGGCGCTGACCGAGGCCAACCTCCGGCTGGTCGTGTCCATCGCCAAGAAGTACACCGGGCGCGGGGTGGGGCTGCTGGACCTGATTCAGGAGGGCAACCTCGGGCTGGTGCGGGCGGTGGAGAAGTTCGAGTACCGCCGGGGATTCAAGTTCTCGACCTACGCGACGTGGTGGATTCGTCAGGCGGTCACCCGCGCCCTCGCGGACCAGGCCCGGACCATCCGCGTCCCGGTGCATATGGTCGAGACCATCAATAAGCTCACCTGGACCAGCCGCCGCCTGGAGATGGAGCTGTCGCGCGAGCCGCTGGACGAGGAACTCGCCGAGGCGATGGGCGCGGGCTGGAGCACCCAGAAGGTCGACGAGGTGCAGAAGTTGCGCCGCGACCCCATCTCGCTCGAGGCCCCCGTGGGCGAGGAAGGCGACAGCTCCGTGGGGGACTTCATCGCGGACGACCACTTTGCCTCGCCCGCCGAGAACGCCAACCAGAGGCTGCTGAGTGACGCCCTCGACCAGGCGCTGGGAGCGCTGGACGAGCGCGAGGCGCGGGTGATCCGGCTGCGCCACGGCCTCGCCGACGGCCGTCAGCACACGCTGGAAGAGGTCGGGCAGGTCCTGCACGTGACCCGCGAGCGCGTTCGGCAGATCGAGAACAAGGCCCTGCGCAAGCTCAAGTATCAGGAAGGCCGCACCCGCAAGCTCCACGGCTTCCTCGAATGA
- the hpaB gene encoding 4-hydroxyphenylacetate 3-monooxygenase, oxygenase component gives MAAITGQQFLDRLRKNPPTLYIDGQRVEDPTTHPATRNMVHSLAGLYDLQHQPELRERLTYEENGERHPMSLMVPRTKEDLARIGEAHRLRANYSLGFLGRAPDYMNANVMAAGMGAGYFASCEVEGDHQPDFAGNMRRYYEYVRDHDLCLTHALTNPQVNRAKMASEMPDPYIALGIVEEREDGVVMRGARMMATLPIADEILVFPSTVLKENADKSRYAMGFAVPTNAPGLSFQCREPFDVGRDPEDHPLGSRFDEQDAFVIFDDVLVPWERVFLLYDVELANKAYAATDAVLHMAYQVVNLKVAKTEAFLGTAQSIVNAIGSGQFQHVQSKVAEIIVMLEIMKALEVAAVAGATVNKYGVMTPARGPLDAARNYYPAVYARLPELLQLLGASGIIMMPSKADREGPLGPQISKYLQAGNASAEDRLKLFRLAWDMSMSSFGGRQSLYEKFFFGDPVRMHSALYEVYNKQPYVERIGAFLNRSEKAEGVAADD, from the coding sequence ATGGCAGCCATCACCGGACAGCAATTCCTCGACCGCCTGCGGAAGAATCCGCCCACCCTCTACATCGACGGGCAGCGGGTCGAGGACCCCACCACCCACCCGGCGACCCGCAACATGGTGCACTCGCTCGCCGGGCTGTACGACCTCCAACACCAGCCGGAGCTGCGCGAGCGGCTGACCTACGAGGAGAACGGCGAGCGCCACCCCATGAGCCTGATGGTGCCGCGCACCAAAGAAGACCTCGCCCGCATCGGGGAGGCGCACCGCCTCCGCGCGAACTACTCGCTGGGCTTCCTGGGCCGGGCGCCGGACTACATGAACGCCAACGTGATGGCGGCGGGCATGGGCGCGGGCTACTTCGCCAGTTGCGAGGTGGAGGGCGACCACCAGCCCGACTTCGCGGGCAACATGCGCCGCTACTACGAGTACGTGCGCGACCACGACCTGTGCCTGACCCACGCGCTGACCAACCCGCAGGTCAACCGCGCCAAGATGGCCTCCGAGATGCCCGACCCCTACATCGCGCTGGGGATTGTGGAGGAGCGCGAGGACGGCGTGGTCATGCGCGGCGCCCGCATGATGGCGACCCTGCCCATCGCGGACGAGATTCTGGTGTTTCCGTCCACCGTGCTCAAAGAGAACGCCGACAAGAGCCGCTACGCGATGGGCTTTGCCGTCCCGACGAATGCGCCCGGCCTGAGCTTCCAGTGCCGCGAGCCTTTCGACGTGGGCCGCGACCCGGAGGACCACCCGCTGGGCAGCCGCTTCGACGAGCAGGACGCCTTCGTGATCTTTGACGACGTGCTCGTCCCCTGGGAGCGCGTGTTCCTGCTGTACGACGTGGAACTGGCGAACAAGGCCTACGCCGCCACCGACGCCGTGCTGCACATGGCCTATCAGGTCGTGAACCTCAAAGTCGCCAAGACGGAAGCCTTCCTGGGCACCGCGCAGAGCATCGTGAACGCCATCGGCTCGGGGCAGTTCCAGCACGTCCAAAGCAAGGTCGCGGAGATCATTGTCATGCTGGAGATCATGAAGGCACTGGAGGTCGCCGCCGTCGCGGGGGCCACCGTCAACAAGTATGGGGTGATGACCCCCGCGCGGGGGCCGCTGGACGCCGCCCGCAACTACTACCCGGCGGTGTATGCCCGCCTGCCCGAACTGCTGCAGCTCCTCGGCGCGTCCGGCATCATCATGATGCCGAGCAAGGCCGACCGCGAGGGACCGCTGGGGCCGCAGATCAGCAAGTATCTGCAAGCCGGGAACGCGAGCGCCGAAGACCGCCTCAAGCTGTTCCGCCTCGCCTGGGACATGTCCATGAGCAGTTTCGGCGGGCGCCAGAGCCTCTACGAGAAGTTCTTCTTCGGGGACCCGGTGCGGATGCACTCGGCGCTGTACGAGGTCTACAACAAGCAGCCCTACGTGGAGCGCATCGGGGCGTTCCTGAACCGCAGCGAGAAGGCGGAGGGGGTGGCTGCCGATGACTGA
- the hpaI gene encoding 4-hydroxy-2-oxoheptanedioate aldolase yields MTAPNAFKQALTSGQPLYGLWLALADSYSAEVCAGAGFDWLVVDGEHAPNDLRSILAQLQALAPYPSAPVVRLPVGDPVQIKQVLDIGARNLLIPMVESAAQARELVAATRYPPQGTRGVASALVRASGFSRDATYLQHANEGVCLIVQVESAAALIELDAIAALEGVDGVFVGPADLAASMGHLGNPAHPAVQAAIQDAATRSRAAGKAAGILATDEEAARRYLNWGYSFVAIGVDVLLLTRTSTELLGRFRS; encoded by the coding sequence GTGACGGCTCCCAACGCCTTTAAACAGGCGCTGACCTCCGGCCAGCCGCTCTATGGCCTGTGGCTGGCCCTCGCCGACAGCTACAGCGCCGAGGTCTGCGCCGGGGCAGGCTTCGACTGGCTGGTCGTGGACGGAGAACACGCGCCCAACGACCTGCGGAGCATTCTCGCGCAGCTTCAGGCGCTGGCCCCCTACCCCTCGGCCCCGGTGGTCCGCCTGCCGGTGGGCGACCCGGTGCAGATCAAGCAGGTGCTCGATATCGGCGCCCGCAACCTGCTCATTCCGATGGTGGAGTCGGCGGCGCAGGCCCGCGAGTTGGTCGCGGCGACTCGGTACCCGCCGCAGGGCACCCGGGGCGTGGCGAGTGCGCTGGTGCGGGCAAGCGGATTTTCAAGGGATGCCACCTACTTGCAGCACGCGAACGAGGGCGTCTGCCTGATCGTGCAGGTGGAGTCGGCGGCGGCGCTGATAGAACTGGACGCCATCGCGGCGCTGGAGGGTGTGGACGGCGTCTTCGTGGGTCCCGCCGATCTGGCCGCCAGCATGGGACACCTGGGGAACCCGGCGCACCCGGCCGTGCAGGCGGCGATTCAGGATGCCGCAACCCGTAGCCGCGCAGCAGGCAAGGCGGCGGGTATCCTCGCCACCGACGAGGAAGCGGCGCGGCGGTATCTGAACTGGGGCTACAGCTTCGTGGCAATCGGCGTGGACGTATTGCTGTTGACCCGCACCAGCACGGAGTTGTTGGGGCGTTTTCGCAGTTGA
- a CDS encoding SPFH domain-containing protein yields the protein MSELERAPATVGPAGGVSPIPGVASAERPAFGLPGIPAVLLWLIFAGLAAWLGLGLALVVPAVVLGVLLLIALGGFFIVQPNQASVITLFGRYVGTERRNGFYWTNPLTVRRNVSLRIRNFNSERLKVNDQAGNPIEIAAVIVWRVVDTARAVFDVEDYSEFVAIQSETALRHLAAGYPYDDYDGRTLSLRGNPDEVSEALGRELDTRLRHAGVEVLEARLSHLAYSPEIAGAMLQRQQASAIIAARQQIVQGAVGMVEMALRELSEQEIVHLDEERKAQMVSNLLVVLTSERGTQPVVNAGSLY from the coding sequence ATGAGTGAACTGGAAAGAGCCCCGGCCACCGTCGGTCCCGCTGGGGGCGTCTCCCCTATCCCCGGCGTGGCGAGCGCCGAGCGCCCCGCCTTCGGGCTGCCGGGGATTCCCGCCGTGCTGCTGTGGTTGATTTTCGCGGGCCTCGCCGCATGGCTGGGACTCGGTCTGGCCCTGGTCGTCCCGGCCGTCGTGCTGGGCGTGCTGCTGCTGATCGCGCTGGGGGGCTTTTTCATCGTGCAGCCCAACCAGGCCAGCGTGATCACCCTCTTCGGGCGGTACGTGGGCACCGAGCGGCGCAACGGCTTTTACTGGACCAACCCGCTGACGGTGCGCCGGAATGTCTCGCTGCGGATTCGCAACTTCAACTCCGAGCGGCTCAAGGTCAACGACCAGGCCGGGAATCCCATCGAGATCGCTGCCGTGATCGTATGGCGGGTGGTGGATACCGCCCGCGCGGTCTTCGACGTGGAGGACTATTCCGAGTTCGTCGCCATCCAGTCCGAAACCGCCCTGCGCCACCTCGCCGCCGGGTACCCCTACGACGACTACGACGGCCGCACCCTCTCGCTGCGCGGCAACCCGGATGAGGTGTCCGAGGCGCTGGGCCGCGAACTCGACACCCGGCTGCGGCACGCGGGGGTGGAGGTCCTCGAGGCGCGGCTCTCGCACCTCGCCTACTCGCCCGAGATCGCGGGCGCGATGCTCCAGCGCCAGCAGGCCAGCGCGATCATCGCGGCGCGGCAGCAGATCGTGCAGGGCGCGGTCGGCATGGTCGAGATGGCCCTGCGCGAGTTGTCCGAACAGGAGATCGTCCACCTCGACGAGGAGCGCAAGGCGCAGATGGTCAGCAACCTGCTCGTCGTGCTGACCAGCGAGCGCGGCACCCAGCCTGTCGTCAACGCGGGCAGCCTGTACTAA
- a CDS encoding bacteriorhodopsin, producing the protein MTLPTLTSEQFLLIQQVLNLSVATMGGAALLFVLLREQVGRPYRAALIVMAVAVGMACYHYTQILGSWTAAYVPAGGGYRPTGLPFQDASRYADWLGTVPLILSALLLVLDIGRQKTTRLMVRLGGAAALMIALGYPGEIQHENLLARALWGLAGTVPFLYILSVLWGELAGAVRHDTPGVRQRFARLRWLLLASWSLHPLVYAFPLLGLTGASALIAGQVGHSVADLTAKVFYGLLIYGIAREKTLDAGVGSPLPQEGRAAPSVLGSD; encoded by the coding sequence ATGACACTTCCCACCCTGACCAGCGAACAGTTTCTCCTCATTCAGCAGGTGCTCAACCTCTCGGTCGCCACGATGGGCGGCGCGGCCCTGCTCTTCGTGCTGCTGCGCGAGCAGGTCGGCCGCCCCTACCGCGCGGCCCTGATCGTGATGGCCGTCGCCGTGGGCATGGCCTGCTACCACTACACCCAGATTCTGGGGTCCTGGACGGCCGCCTACGTCCCCGCAGGTGGCGGCTACCGCCCCACCGGCCTCCCCTTTCAGGACGCTTCCCGCTACGCCGACTGGCTGGGCACCGTGCCCCTCATTCTCAGCGCCCTGCTGCTGGTGCTGGATATCGGGCGCCAGAAGACCACCCGGCTGATGGTGCGGCTGGGCGGTGCCGCCGCCCTGATGATCGCCCTGGGCTATCCCGGCGAGATCCAACATGAGAATCTGCTCGCGCGGGCGCTGTGGGGCCTGGCGGGCACCGTGCCGTTTCTCTATATCCTCTCGGTGCTGTGGGGCGAACTCGCTGGAGCGGTGCGCCACGACACGCCGGGAGTCCGGCAGCGCTTCGCCCGGCTGCGCTGGCTGCTGCTGGCGTCGTGGAGCCTGCACCCCCTGGTCTATGCTTTTCCCCTCCTCGGCCTGACCGGCGCTTCCGCCCTGATCGCGGGCCAGGTGGGGCACTCGGTGGCGGACCTGACCGCCAAGGTCTTCTACGGCCTCCTGATCTACGGCATTGCCCGGGAAAAGACGCTGGACGCCGGGGTGGGCAGCCCGCTCCCCCAGGAAGGCCGCGCCGCCCCGTCCGTGCTGGGAAGCGACTGA
- a CDS encoding MarR family winged helix-turn-helix transcriptional regulator gives MTPDPPPRRRTAVPGSTPPAAADRLLTETIQDLYWALRRLADHATSAVTLPLSEVEVLRWLHRHPGSSVSEIARDLGLQHSNVSVTLRSLSARDLIVRRPDEHDRRCTRLYPSPTAVATRAEIDGAWATALTPFLEGLSGEELTALLGTRPLWDRLAALRPALTKPAAPPPEERQA, from the coding sequence ATGACTCCGGACCCGCCCCCCCGGCGCAGGACCGCCGTCCCCGGCAGCACCCCGCCTGCTGCGGCCGACCGGCTGCTGACCGAGACGATTCAGGACCTGTACTGGGCGCTGCGGCGGCTCGCGGACCATGCCACAAGCGCCGTCACCCTGCCGCTCTCGGAGGTCGAGGTGCTGCGCTGGCTGCACCGGCACCCGGGGTCCAGCGTCTCGGAGATCGCCCGTGACCTGGGACTGCAGCACAGCAATGTCAGCGTGACCCTGCGCAGCCTGAGTGCCCGCGACCTGATCGTGCGGCGGCCTGACGAGCACGACCGCCGCTGCACACGCCTCTACCCCAGCCCCACCGCCGTCGCCACCCGCGCCGAGATCGACGGGGCGTGGGCCACGGCCTTGACCCCTTTTCTGGAAGGGCTCAGCGGGGAGGAGCTGACCGCCCTGCTGGGCACCCGGCCCCTCTGGGATCGGCTGGCGGCCCTTCGCCCCGCGCTGACCAAGCCTGCCGCCCCTCCGCCGGAGGAGCGGCAGGCTTGA
- a CDS encoding branched-chain amino acid ABC transporter permease gives MDIFDPAIFPILAADGLTNGAVYALLALALVLVFAVTRVVFIPQGEFVVFGTLTLASLQLGRVPGTLWLLLGLLALAAVMEAVSQARRGQAGRGLLTLAGAAGVGAAVWALTAWAAPLGWPLWAQALLTLALVAPLGPLLYRTVYQPLRDATVLVLLIASVALHLALTGLALVFFGPEGSRTPPFAGGNLTLGQVTLSNQSLLVILLSAGLMLGLFFFFERTMAGKALRATAVNRLGARLVGISPASAGALTFTLAALIGAVGGMMIGPSVAMNYDSGFLIGLKGFIGAIIGGLVSYPLAAAGALLVGLIESFASFSLSAWKEVIVFTLILPVLLWRSLTTRHIPEDEE, from the coding sequence ATGGACATCTTTGACCCCGCCATCTTTCCCATCCTGGCTGCCGACGGGCTGACCAACGGGGCCGTCTACGCGCTGCTCGCGCTCGCGCTGGTGCTGGTGTTCGCCGTGACGCGGGTGGTGTTCATTCCGCAGGGCGAGTTCGTGGTGTTCGGCACGCTGACGCTGGCCTCGCTGCAACTGGGGCGCGTGCCGGGCACCCTCTGGCTGCTGCTGGGGCTGCTCGCCCTCGCGGCGGTGATGGAAGCCGTCTCGCAGGCGCGGCGTGGGCAGGCGGGCCGGGGGCTGCTCACGCTCGCCGGGGCTGCCGGGGTGGGGGCGGCGGTGTGGGCGCTGACCGCGTGGGCCGCGCCGCTGGGCTGGCCGCTGTGGGCACAGGCGCTGCTGACGCTGGCGCTGGTCGCCCCGCTCGGCCCGCTGCTCTACCGCACGGTGTACCAGCCGCTGCGGGACGCGACCGTCCTCGTCCTGCTGATCGCGTCGGTGGCGCTGCACCTCGCGCTGACGGGGCTGGCCCTGGTCTTCTTCGGGCCGGAGGGGTCGCGCACGCCGCCCTTCGCGGGGGGCAACCTCACGCTGGGGCAGGTCACCCTGAGCAACCAGAGCCTGCTGGTGATTCTGCTCTCGGCGGGGCTGATGCTGGGGCTGTTCTTCTTCTTCGAGCGCACGATGGCGGGCAAGGCGCTGCGGGCCACCGCCGTCAACCGCCTGGGGGCGCGGCTGGTGGGGATCAGTCCGGCGTCGGCGGGGGCGCTGACCTTCACGCTGGCGGCGCTGATCGGGGCGGTCGGCGGCATGATGATCGGCCCCAGCGTGGCGATGAACTACGACTCGGGCTTCCTGATCGGCCTCAAGGGATTTATCGGGGCGATTATCGGCGGCCTGGTCAGTTACCCGCTCGCGGCGGCGGGGGCGCTGCTCGTCGGCCTGATCGAGAGCTTCGCGTCCTTCAGCCTCTCGGCCTGGAAGGAGGTCATCGTGTTCACGCTGATCCTGCCCGTGCTGCTGTGGCGCAGTCTGACCACCCGCCACATCCCGGAGGATGAGGAATGA
- the hpaH gene encoding 2-oxo-hept-4-ene-1,7-dioate hydratase — translation MSSERVIRDDLLPDLADELEGAEATGVQLPPFSERFPGMTIADAYAVQRAWVAQKVAGGRRILGHKIGLTSRAMQMASQITEPDYGALLDDMFFEPNGDIPLSRFVAPKVEVELAFLLGADLHGPGVTIFDVLRATEYVTPAAEIIDARIQRVSRETGKPRRVTDTISDNAANAGVIVGGRAVRPDDLDLRWAAALCLRNGVVEETGVAAGVLGHPAAGIAWLANRLAPHGEGLKAGELVLAGSFTRPVDIAPGDVFTFDYGTLGTFSCRFAGAARGR, via the coding sequence ATGTCATCTGAGCGGGTCATTCGGGATGACCTCCTGCCCGACCTGGCTGACGAGCTGGAGGGGGCGGAGGCCACCGGCGTGCAGCTCCCCCCGTTCTCCGAACGCTTCCCCGGCATGACGATTGCCGACGCCTACGCAGTGCAGCGGGCCTGGGTCGCGCAGAAGGTCGCGGGGGGGCGGCGCATCCTGGGACACAAGATCGGGCTGACCTCGCGGGCGATGCAGATGGCCTCGCAGATCACCGAACCGGATTACGGGGCGCTGCTGGACGACATGTTCTTCGAGCCGAACGGGGACATTCCCCTGTCGCGCTTCGTGGCCCCCAAGGTGGAGGTCGAGCTGGCCTTCCTGCTGGGGGCGGACCTTCACGGCCCCGGCGTGACGATCTTCGACGTGCTGCGGGCGACCGAGTACGTGACCCCGGCCGCCGAGATCATCGACGCGCGGATTCAGCGGGTCAGCCGGGAGACGGGGAAGCCCCGCCGGGTCACCGACACCATCAGTGACAACGCGGCCAACGCCGGGGTGATCGTGGGCGGGCGAGCGGTTCGGCCGGATGACCTCGACCTGCGCTGGGCGGCGGCGCTGTGCCTCCGCAACGGCGTGGTGGAGGAAACCGGGGTGGCGGCGGGCGTGCTGGGACATCCGGCGGCGGGGATCGCGTGGCTGGCCAACCGCCTCGCGCCCCACGGGGAGGGGCTGAAGGCTGGGGAACTCGTGCTGGCCGGGTCGTTTACCCGTCCGGTGGACATCGCTCCCGGGGACGTGTTCACCTTCGACTACGGGACACTGGGGACTTTTTCGTGCCGCTTTGCGGGAGCAGCGCGTGGCCGCTGA
- a CDS encoding VOC family protein produces MAAEGPIAAVMVHVPDVPAALEWYARAFPEAVRRQVDGFTLLDLGGVTLELVPADAKVASGAAGSVVYWSVPDFGTRLAQWQARGAELYRGPMDIEDGRRMAQVRDPWGNLLGLRGPHRERTA; encoded by the coding sequence GTGGCCGCTGAGGGGCCGATTGCCGCCGTGATGGTCCACGTGCCGGACGTGCCCGCCGCGCTGGAGTGGTACGCGCGGGCTTTTCCCGAAGCCGTGCGGCGTCAGGTTGACGGCTTCACGTTGCTGGACCTCGGCGGGGTGACGCTGGAACTCGTGCCTGCCGATGCCAAGGTCGCGTCGGGGGCGGCGGGCAGTGTGGTGTACTGGTCCGTACCCGACTTCGGGACGCGGCTCGCCCAATGGCAGGCCCGGGGAGCCGAGTTGTACCGTGGACCGATGGATATCGAAGACGGGCGGCGGATGGCGCAGGTGCGCGACCCCTGGGGCAATCTGCTGGGTCTGCGTGGGCCGCACCGGGAGCGGACGGCGTGA
- a CDS encoding DEAD/DEAH box helicase — protein sequence MTLSKTQTRPAPTVPTDWPKWLGDRTPTPVQAGAIPVLLAGRDVITTARTGSGKTLAFLIPAAARGIGMKPTRGMRPEVLVVTPTRELAVQIRDVARELGMPAGRITGGITPSQTRTEASGKGVIAGTPGRLKDLITRGELSLAGLRYVVLDEADELLSLGFLKDVGDILRSAQKAAGQDLQIAMASATFPAAIREVAERFMHSPERIDIAPARAAEAPQTGDVLGGATGATHLLLHTTREDVLRVAADHAREALRAPGGCVVIFSRTKALVKRRAERLNELLPGETVTALQGNMDQKKRERTMDLLRSGESRVLVATDIAGRGIDLPEVRLVIHMDVASTSEDHVHRSGRTARAGRPGVNLVLLIPEQRELWRNVRRGLPAALQPPLTPEEGQIDRSIQEKQGQGSGNGVRGGGQGRGQGQPRPPREASGTHAHSRPEQGQKRAAKPHPHGAQRLDSGTGAGRVGPQKARRRGR from the coding sequence ATGACCTTATCCAAGACCCAGACTCGCCCCGCCCCCACCGTCCCGACCGACTGGCCCAAGTGGCTGGGCGACCGCACCCCCACGCCCGTGCAGGCCGGGGCGATTCCCGTGCTGCTCGCGGGCCGCGACGTGATCACGACCGCCCGCACCGGCAGCGGCAAGACGCTCGCCTTCCTGATTCCCGCCGCCGCCCGCGGCATCGGCATGAAGCCCACGCGCGGCATGCGCCCGGAAGTCCTCGTCGTGACGCCCACCCGCGAACTCGCGGTGCAGATTCGTGATGTGGCCCGCGAACTCGGCATGCCTGCCGGACGCATCACCGGGGGTATCACGCCCTCGCAAACCCGCACCGAGGCGAGCGGCAAGGGCGTGATCGCCGGCACGCCGGGCCGCCTCAAGGACCTGATCACGCGCGGCGAACTCTCGCTCGCCGGGCTGCGCTACGTGGTACTCGACGAGGCCGACGAGCTGCTCTCGCTGGGCTTCCTCAAGGACGTGGGCGACATCCTGCGCTCGGCGCAGAAGGCAGCAGGGCAGGACCTCCAGATCGCGATGGCCTCCGCGACCTTTCCCGCCGCCATCCGCGAGGTCGCCGAGCGCTTCATGCACTCGCCCGAGCGCATCGACATCGCCCCCGCCCGCGCCGCCGAGGCCCCGCAGACCGGGGACGTGTTGGGCGGGGCGACCGGGGCCACCCACCTCCTGCTGCACACCACCCGCGAGGACGTGCTGCGGGTCGCCGCCGACCACGCGCGGGAAGCGTTGCGGGCGCCCGGCGGCTGCGTGGTGATCTTCAGCCGGACCAAGGCCCTCGTCAAACGGCGGGCCGAGCGGCTGAATGAGCTGCTCCCCGGCGAGACGGTCACGGCCCTTCAGGGCAACATGGACCAGAAGAAGCGCGAGCGCACGATGGACCTGCTGCGCTCGGGCGAGTCGCGGGTGCTCGTCGCCACCGACATCGCCGGGCGCGGCATCGACCTGCCGGAGGTGCGCCTCGTCATTCACATGGACGTGGCCTCCACCTCCGAGGACCATGTCCACCGCTCGGGCCGCACCGCCCGCGCCGGGCGCCCCGGCGTGAACCTCGTCCTGCTGATTCCCGAGCAGCGCGAGCTGTGGCGCAATGTGCGCCGGGGGCTGCCCGCCGCCCTCCAGCCGCCGCTGACCCCGGAAGAGGGCCAGATCGACCGCTCGATTCAGGAAAAGCAGGGCCAGGGCAGCGGCAACGGCGTGCGCGGAGGCGGCCAGGGACGCGGGCAGGGCCAGCCCCGGCCTCCGCGTGAGGCCTCGGGGACGCACGCCCACAGCCGCCCCGAGCAGGGCCAGAAGCGGGCGGCCAAGCCGCACCCGCATGGTGCCCAGCGGCTCGACTCGGGCACCGGGGCCGGGCGGGTCGGGCCGCAAAAGGCGCGTCGGCGGGGTCGGTAA
- the hpaD gene encoding 3,4-dihydroxyphenylacetate 2,3-dioxygenase, giving the protein MTDPRPDVIRIAHTVFTVTDLEASRDFYVNLLGLNVLHEEPGALYLRGVEDREWTLKLEQAPEAGVRHLAYRVRTDACLDGLVALAEREGLPYRWEEELDRPRLLRMQDPFGVPIAFYRESHTHRWLLQDYHLHRGPGLQRVDHVNVMTPDVGSMMAWYGERLGFRASELTEDEEGRIWAAWIQRRGGVHDLAMTNGAGPRLHHWAYWMPDAMSIIRACDILAGARQPERIERGPGRHGISNAFFLYVRDPDGHRIELYTSDYITVDPDFETIRWQRDDPRRQTLWGAKTPRSWFEEGSRMEAFGGGWAALTESELKGMPINVI; this is encoded by the coding sequence ATGACTGACCCCCGCCCAGACGTGATTCGCATCGCGCACACGGTCTTTACCGTCACCGACCTCGAAGCTTCGCGTGATTTCTACGTGAACCTGCTCGGCCTGAATGTGCTGCACGAGGAGCCGGGGGCGCTCTATCTGCGCGGGGTAGAGGACCGCGAGTGGACGTTGAAGCTGGAGCAGGCGCCGGAAGCAGGCGTGCGTCACCTCGCCTACCGGGTGCGGACGGACGCCTGCCTCGACGGGCTGGTCGCCCTGGCCGAGCGCGAGGGCCTCCCGTACCGCTGGGAGGAGGAACTCGACCGCCCCCGACTGCTGCGGATGCAGGACCCCTTCGGCGTGCCGATCGCCTTCTACCGCGAGAGCCACACGCACCGCTGGCTGCTTCAGGACTACCACCTGCACCGGGGGCCGGGCCTGCAACGGGTGGACCACGTCAACGTGATGACCCCTGACGTGGGCAGCATGATGGCCTGGTACGGCGAGCGACTGGGCTTCCGCGCCTCCGAACTCACAGAAGACGAGGAGGGGCGCATCTGGGCTGCCTGGATTCAGCGCCGGGGCGGTGTCCACGACCTCGCCATGACGAACGGCGCTGGGCCGAGGCTGCACCACTGGGCCTACTGGATGCCCGACGCCATGAGCATCATCCGGGCGTGCGACATCCTGGCCGGGGCGCGGCAGCCCGAGCGCATCGAGCGCGGGCCGGGGCGGCACGGCATCTCCAACGCCTTTTTTCTGTACGTGCGCGACCCCGACGGACACCGCATCGAGCTGTATACCTCCGACTACATCACGGTGGACCCCGACTTCGAGACGATCCGCTGGCAGCGCGACGATCCCCGCCGCCAGACGCTGTGGGGCGCCAAGACCCCGCGAAGCTGGTTCGAGGAGGGCTCGCGCATGGAGGCGTTTGGGGGCGGTTGGGCGGCCCTGACCGAGAGCGAGCTGAAGGGGATGCCCATCAATGTCATCTGA